The following is a genomic window from Stenotrophomonas maltophilia.
CGACGATGACACCGGCTATGTCGGCCAGCAGCAGGTGATCGCGATGGCCGAGACCGCCGGTTTCAAGCTGGATGCGCGCAGCGAGGTCAACGCCAACCCGCGTGACACCAAGGACCACCCGAACGGCGTGTGGACGCTGCCGCCGACCAACCAGCACGACAAGGCCGACGACGCGAAGTACCAGGCGATCGGCGAAAGCGACCGCATGACCCTGCGCTTCATCAAGCCGTAAGGGGGCAGCGCTGACCCTGTAGAGCCGAGCCCATGCTCGGCTCATCGCGCGCAGCGCGACAGGGAACAACAGCCGCCGAGCACGGGCTCGGCACTACAGGGACGTGGCGCGTGGCGCGGCGTGGGACAATGTGCCATCCGCCGCCTGCCGTGCCCGCAATGCTGATCGCCTTCAACAAGCCCTTCAACGTGCTCTGCCAGTTCACCGACCGCAGCGTGCCGCCGCGGCCGACGCTGGCCGGGTTCGGCCTGCCGCCGCGCGTGTATGCCGCTGGCCGGCTCGACCATGACAGCGAGGGCCTGCTGCTGCTGACCGACAACGGCACGCTGGCGCACAAGCTGACCGACCCGAAGCACAAGGCCAACAAGACCTACTGGGTGCAGGTGGAAGGCACGCCCAGCGATGAGCAGCTGCAACAGCTGCGCGACGGCGTGGTTCTCAACGACGGGCCGACGCTGCCGGCGAAGATCGAGCGCCTCGATCCGGCGCCGTCGCTGTGGACACGTGATCCGCCGGTGCGCTTCCGCAAGACCGTGCCCGACAGCTGGCTGGCGATCACGATCCGTGAGGGCCGCAACCGGCAGGTGCGCCGGATGACCGCAGCGGTGAACCTGCCGACGCTGCGCCTGGTGCGCGTATCGATGGGGCCGTACCGGCTGGACGATCTGCAGCCGGGACAGTGGCGGCAGATCGGCTGAAACAGAAAGGGCCGGAGGCCTTGTGGCGTCCGGCCCTCACAGGCTGATGGGGTCAGAGGCCTTCCGCAGGAAGGGGTCTGACCCACTCGGCAACTCAGGCGTCGCTGCCGATGTCGCTGTGCTCGTCAACCACGGTGGCATTGCGACGGTCACGTGCACTGATGCGATGCGCCTGGCCATCCACCACCTGGCCATTGGCGGCCTTCTTCTGCTGCTTGCGGTACAGCGCATAGCCGAGCAGGCCCACACCCACCGCTGCAGCGGCCACGGCCACCGCCGGGTTGCGGCGCACGAACTTGGTGGCGGCCTTGCCGCCGGTCTTTACCGCGCCGATGGCGGCACCGGTCTTGATCCAGTCCGCATTGCGCAGGCTGCCACCGGCGCTCTTCAGGCCATCGCCGGCCGTGTGGGCCAGTTCCAGGGCGCGCTCCAGAGCGCGGTCGGTGATTACGGTCAGCTTGCTCATGCGGGGGTCCTTTGCCTCGGGTCGAAGTCCAGTGTCGCGTGTTGCCCGTAAACGGTATGTCAGTCGGCGTCGCGCGTGGCGTGACTCTACCGCAGCCATTCAGGATCGGGCAGGGTGGGCTCGGATCCCATTGCGATGCAATGGGATCCGACCCCGCCCCTCAGGTTCCGCGTGGCTTGGCGCGGTGCGTGGCCGTGGCCGTCCACGGGTCATCCGGCCACGGATGGCGCGGGTAGCGCCCCTTCATTTCCTTCTTCACCTCGGCATAGGTGTTTTCCCAGAAACTGCGCAGGTCCTGGGTGACCTGCAACGGGCGTCCGCCGGGCGACAGCAGGTGCAGGGTCAACGGCACGCGGCCATCGGCGATGCGCGGGGTGTCGGCCAGGCCGAACAGTTCCTGCAGCTTCACCGCCAGCACTGGTGGCAACGGCTCGCCGCTTTCGCTGTCCAACGCGTAGGTGATCGGCCGTTCCAAGCCTGAAGGCACGGTGATGCGGGTCGGCGCATGGCGCTCGACCAGCTGCCGCTGCGACCACTCCAGCGGCGACTTCAGCGCCTCGCCGAAACTGGCTTCGTCCAGCGCGTCCAGCCGGCTCTTGCCAGCGAACGCCGGTTGCAGCCACTGCGCACGGTTGGCCAGCAGCGCAGCGTCACTGCAATCGGGCAACCCGAGTTCCGGCATCCAGCGTCGCAGCGACTCGACCCGCGCCTGCCACTGGCGCAGTCCTTCGGTCCACGGCAATGCCTGCAGGCCGAGCTCGGCCACCGCATCGGTCAGTGCCTGTGCAGCGTGCTGCGGATCGACCCGGCCGGCCGAGCGGCTGTCCAGCACGATGCGGTCGAAACGGCTTTCGCGCAGCGCCACCAGGGCGCGGCGTTCACTGTCCCAGCGCACCACATCCTCGGTGACGAAGCGCTCCGGCCACGCTTTGCGCAGGGCATCTTCGTCCACCGGTGCCGCGCGCAGCAGCAGCGCATCGCGCGCTTCGAAGCGCAGTTCGCTGGCCACCAGCCACGGTTCGCCACGCAGGTCGCTCAGTTCGTGCAGGCGCGCGCTGCGGCCATTGGCCAGCAGGTAGCGCAGCGGATCGGTGGGATGCCGGAAACCGATGCGGTCGGGGAAGGCAT
Proteins encoded in this region:
- a CDS encoding pseudouridine synthase; the encoded protein is MLIAFNKPFNVLCQFTDRSVPPRPTLAGFGLPPRVYAAGRLDHDSEGLLLLTDNGTLAHKLTDPKHKANKTYWVQVEGTPSDEQLQQLRDGVVLNDGPTLPAKIERLDPAPSLWTRDPPVRFRKTVPDSWLAITIREGRNRQVRRMTAAVNLPTLRLVRVSMGPYRLDDLQPGQWRQIG